A window of Microbacterium hominis genomic DNA:
TCGGGGGTGGTCGGCACGGGCTTCTCCTCGGGTGGATCGTGGGTGGGCGGACGCAACGCGGGTGCCCCGGGCCTGGCGGCCGCGGAGCACCCGCGCGCGGTCACCGCCCGGCGGCGGCGAGCAGCTTCTGCGCCTCGGCGTCGGACACGAGCGTGCCGCGCTTGCCGTTGGTGAACAGGTGCAGGTTGGCGGGGATGTCGGCCCAGCCGCCCAGGCCGCCGTCGCCGTACGAGTAGTCGACGGCCGTCGCGGTCGGATCGCCGCCCACGCCGATGTCCATCTTCACCGTGGGAGCGAGCGTCCCGCCGCGGACGAAGTCATCGTGGGTGCCGATGGTGTCGATGAACGACTGCACGAGACCGCCGGGCATCACGTAGTGCGAGTACGCCTGGAAGTGGCCGGGGTGCTGATTGAAGTCGGGTGCGAACGGCTGACCGCCCCAGAAGTTGAGGTTGGTCGGGTTGCCCAGAGCGAGGCCGGAGCCGCTGTTGAGCGGCTGGAAGTCGCTGCGGATGCCGTTGCCGACGAAGCCGTACACGCCCTCCGGTCCGTCGAGCCCGGAGGCGAACGTGCCGCGGTGGCTGATCGTGAACAGGTACGACTTGCCGTCCTTGAACACGAACTGCGGACGCTCGGTCTGGTCGGTGACGCAGTTGGCCGAGAGGATCGGCGGGAGGAACTCCCACTCCGTCAGCTCCTTGTTCTTGGCCTTGGCCAGGCCGACGTTTCCGATCTGGTAGGTCGCGCCCGAAGCGTTGACCTCGTCGAGCGACTCGGCGAACGGGTCGCCGGGGCGATACCCGAGATCCTCCTCCGTGCACACGGCCTCCTCGCGAGGCATCGCGGAGTTGCCCTCGAAGACCATGTAGGTCTCGCCGGGGTGCGCGGGGTCCTCGAAGGTGAACGGGTCGCGGAAGTTGAAGAACTCGTTCTGCTCGCCGGTCTGGTAGTAGACGCCGTCGGCCTGGAGCAGGTCGGTCACCTTGTTGAAGCCCGAGAACGAGACGCCCTTCTTGCCCGCCTTCACCTTGCCGACGCTGAGCGCCAGACGCGGGTCGTAGGGCTTGCGGTTGCTGCCGTCGGCGTTGCGGTAGAACGCGACGTCGGTGAAGAACAGCTTGATCTCGCCGTTCTTGAACACGCGCGCCGAGCCCGACCACTGGGTCTGATGGCTGAACGACTTGTCCTCGAAGATCTCGCCGGTCACGCCCTCGTCGAAGACGAGGCCGCCGTAGGTCCAGCCGCCGTTCTCGGGGCGGTCTTCCGCGGCGATGC
This region includes:
- a CDS encoding glycoside hydrolase family 68 protein codes for the protein MHTPPHRSRRRLVGGVVASALVATAMIGAPAATAATPDLQDGPEPTLHTQEAFAPEDDFTAKWTRADARQLQRLSDPSAPSRENSMPAELTMPTVPQDFPDMSNGEVWVWDTWPLTDEDGNQYSVNGWEIIFSLVADRDLGFDDRHVFAKIGYFYRPAGIAAEDRPENGGWTYGGLVFDEGVTGEIFEDKSFSHQTQWSGSARVFKNGEIKLFFTDVAFYRNADGSNRKPYDPRLALSVGKVKAGKKGVSFSGFNKVTDLLQADGVYYQTGEQNEFFNFRDPFTFEDPAHPGETYMVFEGNSAMPREEAVCTEEDLGYRPGDPFAESLDEVNASGATYQIGNVGLAKAKNKELTEWEFLPPILSANCVTDQTERPQFVFKDGKSYLFTISHRGTFASGLDGPEGVYGFVGNGIRSDFQPLNSGSGLALGNPTNLNFWGGQPFAPDFNQHPGHFQAYSHYVMPGGLVQSFIDTIGTHDDFVRGGTLAPTVKMDIGVGGDPTATAVDYSYGDGGLGGWADIPANLHLFTNGKRGTLVSDAEAQKLLAAAGR